The following coding sequences are from one Comamonas koreensis window:
- a CDS encoding branched-chain amino acid ABC transporter permease, whose product MAFFLETLFGGLMVGMLYALIALGFVLIFKASGVFNFAMGAMVLFAALAMARFSEWIPKWLGMEPGVLSIALALVVAMVIMVGVAWAIERFALRYLVNQEPIALLMATLGIAYFLDGLGPMIFGSAVYSINVGMPKDPMFVLENMFQGGVLISQEDLYAAGIAAVLVLVLSVFFQKTKTGRALRAVADDHQAAQSIGIPLSRIWVIVWSVAGCVALVVGIIWGSKLGVQYSLSLVALKALPVVILGGLTSVPGAIVGGLIIGVGEKLSEVYLGPYVGGGIETWFAYGLALCFLLFRPQGLFGDKIIDRV is encoded by the coding sequence ATGGCATTTTTTCTTGAAACTTTGTTTGGTGGCCTGATGGTGGGCATGCTCTACGCGCTCATCGCGCTGGGCTTTGTGCTGATCTTCAAGGCCTCAGGCGTCTTCAACTTCGCCATGGGGGCAATGGTGCTGTTTGCCGCGCTGGCGATGGCACGCTTTTCCGAATGGATTCCAAAATGGCTGGGCATGGAGCCCGGCGTGCTCAGCATCGCGCTGGCGCTTGTTGTGGCGATGGTCATCATGGTCGGCGTGGCCTGGGCGATCGAGCGCTTTGCGCTGCGCTACCTCGTCAACCAGGAGCCCATCGCGCTGCTGATGGCCACGCTGGGCATTGCCTACTTCCTCGACGGCCTGGGCCCGATGATCTTTGGCTCGGCCGTCTACAGCATCAATGTGGGCATGCCCAAGGACCCCATGTTCGTCCTGGAAAACATGTTCCAGGGCGGCGTGCTGATCAGCCAGGAAGACCTGTATGCCGCCGGCATTGCCGCCGTGCTGGTGCTGGTGCTGAGCGTCTTCTTCCAAAAGACCAAGACCGGCCGGGCGCTGCGCGCCGTGGCCGACGACCACCAGGCGGCCCAGTCCATCGGCATTCCACTCTCGCGCATCTGGGTCATCGTCTGGTCGGTGGCCGGCTGCGTGGCGCTGGTGGTGGGCATCATCTGGGGCTCCAAGCTGGGCGTGCAGTATTCGCTGTCGCTGGTGGCGCTCAAAGCCTTGCCAGTCGTGATTCTGGGCGGCCTCACCTCGGTGCCTGGCGCCATCGTCGGCGGCCTGATCATCGGCGTGGGCGAGAAGCTCTCCGAGGTCTACCTGGGCCCCTATGTGGGCGGCGGTATCGAGACCTGGTTTGCCTACGGCCTGGCGCTGTGCTTCCTGCTGTTTCGCCCTCAAGGTCTCTTCGGGGACAAAATTATTGATCGTGTATGA
- a CDS encoding ABC transporter ATP-binding protein: MSKKIGDVILDIKNISLRFGGVKALTDISFNVKEHEIRSIIGPNGAGKSSMLNCINGVYTPSEGAISFRGQTFAHMNSRQVAEMGVARTFQNLALFKGMSVIDNIMTGRNLQIKSNLLLQALRLGPAQREEIQQREFVEHIIDFLEIQAFRKTPVGQLPYGLQKRVDLGRALAMEPKVLLLDEPMAGMNVEEKQDMCRFILDVNDEFGTTIVLIEHDMGVVMDISDRVVVLDYGKKIGDGTPEEVRNNEDVIRAYLGAGH, encoded by the coding sequence ATGAGCAAAAAAATCGGTGACGTCATTCTTGACATCAAGAACATCAGCCTGCGCTTTGGCGGCGTCAAGGCGCTGACGGATATCTCCTTCAACGTCAAGGAGCATGAGATCCGCTCCATCATCGGCCCCAACGGCGCCGGCAAGAGCTCCATGCTCAACTGCATCAACGGCGTCTACACGCCTTCGGAAGGCGCGATCAGCTTTCGCGGCCAGACCTTTGCGCACATGAACAGCCGCCAGGTCGCCGAGATGGGCGTGGCCCGCACCTTCCAGAACCTGGCGCTGTTCAAGGGCATGAGCGTGATCGACAACATCATGACCGGCCGCAACCTGCAGATCAAAAGCAACCTGCTGCTGCAGGCGCTGCGCCTGGGCCCGGCCCAGCGCGAGGAGATCCAGCAGCGCGAGTTTGTCGAGCACATCATCGACTTTCTGGAGATCCAGGCCTTTCGCAAGACACCCGTGGGCCAGCTGCCCTACGGCCTGCAAAAGCGGGTCGACCTGGGCCGCGCGCTGGCGATGGAGCCCAAGGTGCTGCTGCTCGACGAGCCGATGGCCGGCATGAACGTCGAGGAAAAGCAGGACATGTGCCGCTTCATCCTCGATGTGAACGACGAGTTCGGCACCACCATCGTGCTGATCGAGCACGACATGGGCGTGGTGATGGATATCTCCGACCGGGTGGTGGTGCTGGATTACGGCAAGAAGATCGGCGACGGCACACCCGAAGAAGTCCGCAATAACGAAGATGTGATCCGCGCCTATCTGGGCGCAGGCCACTGA